From the genome of Stigmatopora nigra isolate UIUO_SnigA chromosome 2, RoL_Snig_1.1, whole genome shotgun sequence:
TACTTAATGAATCACTTGAAATTTGAATGATTTGAATGGAGTGATGAGGGACAAAAATGACCACACCAAAGTTTAAGACCTAAATTTGCCTCTCGAGGGCGCTGACAACTCATTTTTGTCAAACGTCTCTTTCCCAGAGGCAGCCGTGATCGGCATCTGTTTAGTGAACCTTAACCCATTCAAACATATTGCTATAGCGGGTTAAGGAAGAAAGCTTTTGTTCACATGCCGTCGCTACCCAACTTGGATCTGCAGAAATCAGGCGACGGGGTACGTTGGCCTCTACCAATGCGGCAAAGATCCTTTGCTCACCTGTCGTCTGCGCCCTTTCCATCCATTCTAGTGTGAACTCATGGAGCCGGCCGGTCAGTCCCCCAGCGCAGAGGATGAAATGAGGTCAGCCGCGTGCGGTTTGGTCTGCGAGTGGGCCCAAAAGGTCTTGAGTCGGCAGTTTGACAATGTGGAGGATCTGGCGCGCTTCCTACTCAATAGCCACTATATTGGTACCAAGTCCATGGCCGCGCTCACTGTTATGACAGGAACACCCACAACAGGTAAGGAAGCTGTACCGTAATATCCACAATATAGAACGCACCAGGCTTTTAGCCCCCTCCCCACATTtcacaaaatcaaacaaaaatacatatacaagcTGTGCCCTGGCTTTAAGTCACAGGAGTactttttagaaatggattattCATATAGAAAGATGTTAAGCAGAAAGGTTTGGTTGACCAAAAATCTTGTGTATGGTCCTGAAATGATGGTAAAGAAAAATTTCACTTGGGgaggttaaaataaaatgttctaaAATTAGTGTTTTTACAAGAATTTGGATGTGCCTCTTTTTTTCTACGAATTGCTGTGGTTGTCATTCAAAACACACTGAAGTCATATTTGACTTGTATGTGACAGAATTGCAATAGAAATTAGTTACTTTTTCATTACAAAATATTAGCTCGGTTACATTAGATTGTGCAGGTTGTAATTCCTAAGAAACCTTCCtaatttttttgtccttcaCTTTTGCAGGCATGAAAACACCAACGCCGTCTTCGGCATTTGTGCCCACCGCCGAGGCCAACTCTTACCAACCCCAGGTGAAGACCCTCCCCTCGCCCACGGTGGATGCAAAGCAGCAACTGCAGCGCAAGATCCAGAAGAAGCAGCAAGAGCAAAAGCTGCACTCTCCTCTACCCAACGACACCCAAATGAAACGAACAGAGGTCAGCACCCCGGGGCCAACCATCCCCTGTGGCAGTCCCGCTATTCTGTCCCCTCAGCCCACCATCGGCATCGTAGTAGCAGCTGTGCCCAGCCCAGTCACGGTACGCAACCTTTCAAAATCTCTACTAGTTGGCCCACTCGGGAGTGTAAATAATGAGTCAATTGAATTCTTTTCCGCTCCCAGGTACAGAGAAGCCGGCAGCTCATGACTTCTCCCAGCCCCGTGGGGACCACCGAGGGAAAGGTTCTGCCTATGAACCTGGTGGTCACCCAGTCGCTTAAACAGTCCCCCAAAGGCCCCCAGAATATCCCAGCCAGTCCCGTGGGCGAGCGTCTTTCCCGCCACGGCACCAGGTACGCTCAAATCCTACCCAAGCCTTCCGCCACCAGCGCCATCACTCTTCGGTCCCCTCCCACCCTGCTCATTACCAATAGCCCCATCAAAACTGTGATGCCCAATCCGCACGTAAGCTCGGTCAATGTCGTCAAGATGACGGCCATCGCGTTAGCTCCCAGCAGCGGCACAGCCACCGGCagcaccaccaccgccaccgtAGTACGTTCCGCCTCGGCCGGGACCGCCTTGGCCTCCGCCCCCGACGAATCGCAGGCCGCCAACTTGGTCGCCGCGGCCCGAACCGTCGCCTCCGCTTTGACCTTTGGCACTGACGCCAAGGTGTCCGAAGCTGGAAATTACAACTCCGGGGTGAACAAGATTGGCCTCGTGGCTGGTGAAGATAGAGCGGCAAAATTCAGGGCCGCCAGCGAGCCCAGTTTTTCCATCAAGAGTTCTCCGGCTCCCGTGTCGAGGATGAAGAGCGACTCGGCCTCCCTTTGCGCCTCCGTGGCCGTAGCTGGAATTCAGGAGAGCAATAACAGCAACTGCCATGACAGCACCTTGTACTTGACTGTTGATAATCACAACTCCATTGGCAACTTGTCGGCCGGCGGCTCCTCTATCACTTTTCCAGCTTCGAGAGACCCTTGCGCAGACGGCAAGAGTCCCAGAAAGCGCTCGGGCTCCGTGGCAGAGTCTCACATTATTCCCGTCAAACGAGTTTTTATATCTCAGCACCCGCTGGCCGCGGCTGACAATCCCAAAGTCGGAATCGGCGTGGCGGCAAAGAGGCTGCCGCGACCGGGTACTCCGGCCCGACCGGAGAGCGCGCCCTGCAAGGTGACCGTGAAACCAGCCTCGGTCGGCCCCGTGCAGATCTTGGAACTCTCCGATTCGCCCGTGGCGCCCACCCAGGGCTCGGCGGTGGTGCTCAAACCGCAGGCTTCCGCGGCCAAACAGGAAAAGCGTTCTCTGGGAGGTGGCGAAGCGGCGGGACCCTCCGACCGAGCCTTGTTGCAGCAGCTTGTGGTCGTCCCGACCAACTCGGCAGCACACGGTGCATCCGTGATGAGCGAACTCAAGAGCACAATATGGGAAGAGGGCCAGCTGGACGAGCTCCGCAAGCACTCGTTTGCCGCGCACATAGCGGCCGAACACAAGCAAGCCCCCACGAATCAGCTCTCTCTTCTAGCGCCAGTGTCCAGCGGCGACCCCCCCGGCCAGCTGGCCCTGACGCAAGAGATGGTGGACTTTGCCGGTTCTCAGCCCAACATGGACTACTTCCCCTTCAACGACGACGACATGACGCAGGACAGCATCGTGGAAGAGCTGGTCCAGATGGAGGAACAGATGAAGCTGAAAGTACTTTTTGGCAGCTGCGTGGACGTTTCGCTCTCGGGCCAGCCGGCCGGCAACCACGGCTCGGCGCTCAACGCTCACCAGGCCGGCGCGGGGTTCTACCAGTCGGCCCACGGCAGCACCACCCCGGTGCAGACCCCCACCCCGACCCCCACGCCGACTCCCACGCCCACCCCGACCTCGGAGATGACGCTCGGCCACGGACTGACGAGAGAGAGTCCCTGCTCGCGCGTGGCTCCCGTCACTCCGGTGGACGGCGCGCTGGGTCGCCACACGCCCATCGGCACGCCGCTGTCCAACTGCAGCAGCAGCGTGCCCCCGAGCCCGGTGGAGTGCCGGAACCCTTTTGCCTTCACGCCCATCAACTCCAGCATCACCGGTTACCACGACGCCAGCATCGTCACTAGCAGCCCGTTAAAACCCATGCAGAGACCCATGGCCACGCACCCCGACAAGGCCAAACTGGAGTGGATCAACAACCGCTACAACAGCAACTCGGCCGGCCCGCTGTCCAACCACGGCATCGGCCTACTGCCCAGCTACCAGGACCTGGTGGACGACCAGTTTCGGAAGCCGCACGCTTTTGCCATTCCCGGCCAGGGCTTTCAAGCGCAGTCCAGGCCGGAGTCGACGCACTTTGGGCCCCTGACCCCCATCTCCCCCGTGCAGCAGCCGCAAGTCACGGGCGGGACCACGCCGACCAAGCAGGAGAGTTTCGCCGTGCCCGCGCCGTTGGACGGCAAGGCCACGTCGGCGTCCGGCACGTTCCGCTGCCGCAGCGTCAGCCCCGCCGTGCGCCAGAGGAACTCCAGCGAGAGCATGGGGCCGCAGACGCTGGCCCCGACCAATCCCGCCGGCGCCGCCCTGGCCGTGGTCTCGCCCTTTAACGCCGCCATCGCCTCCGAGGTGCTCAGCATCCTGTCCAACGCGCAGGCGGCCACTTCGGTGCACAGCTTGGTCCAACGTAGCCAATCGGTACCCTTGAGCATCATGATGCAGAGCGAGCTGCTGCCCACGCAGGGCCCCAGCGACGCCGCCAAAATCACCAACGTCCTTCTCAGTAAGATGGAGGCGGACGGGGACGAGTCGGTGCGCGGGCTGGGGGTGAACAACCTCCCGTCTAACTACACGGCCCGCATGAATCTGACGCAGA
Proteins encoded in this window:
- the rfx7b gene encoding DNA-binding protein RFX7 isoform X1, which codes for MADDQQQADHKPASGLGSLPALVPGLQGPEANALQFKIKNSICKSVQSKVDSILQDVEKFTDIEKLYLYLKLPSGPSSGNDKSDQSSMSSSRTQQMYAFNWIRNHLEEHPETSLPKQEVYDEYKSYCDNLGYNPLSAADFGKIMKNVFPNMKARRLGMRGKSKYCYSGLRKKAFVHMPSLPNLDLQKSGDGCELMEPAGQSPSAEDEMRSAACGLVCEWAQKVLSRQFDNVEDLARFLLNSHYIGTKSMAALTVMTGTPTTGMKTPTPSSAFVPTAEANSYQPQVKTLPSPTVDAKQQLQRKIQKKQQEQKLHSPLPNDTQMKRTEVSTPGPTIPCGSPAILSPQPTIGIVVAAVPSPVTVQRSRQLMTSPSPVGTTEGKVLPMNLVVTQSLKQSPKGPQNIPASPVGERLSRHGTRYAQILPKPSATSAITLRSPPTLLITNSPIKTVMPNPHVSSVNVVKMTAIALAPSSGTATGSTTTATVVRSASAGTALASAPDESQAANLVAAARTVASALTFGTDAKVSEAGNYNSGVNKIGLVAGEDRAAKFRAASEPSFSIKSSPAPVSRMKSDSASLCASVAVAGIQESNNSNCHDSTLYLTVDNHNSIGNLSAGGSSITFPASRDPCADGKSPRKRSGSVAESHIIPVKRVFISQHPLAAADNPKVGIGVAAKRLPRPGTPARPESAPCKVTVKPASVGPVQILELSDSPVAPTQGSAVVLKPQASAAKQEKRSLGGGEAAGPSDRALLQQLVVVPTNSAAHGASVMSELKSTIWEEGQLDELRKHSFAAHIAAEHKQAPTNQLSLLAPVSSGDPPGQLALTQEMVDFAGSQPNMDYFPFNDDDMTQDSIVEELVQMEEQMKLKVLFGSCVDVSLSGQPAGNHGSALNAHQAGAGFYQSAHGSTTPVQTPTPTPTPTPTPTPTSEMTLGHGLTRESPCSRVAPVTPVDGALGRHTPIGTPLSNCSSSVPPSPVECRNPFAFTPINSSITGYHDASIVTSSPLKPMQRPMATHPDKAKLEWINNRYNSNSAGPLSNHGIGLLPSYQDLVDDQFRKPHAFAIPGQGFQAQSRPESTHFGPLTPISPVQQPQVTGGTTPTKQESFAVPAPLDGKATSASGTFRCRSVSPAVRQRNSSESMGPQTLAPTNPAGAALAVVSPFNAAIASEVLSILSNAQAATSVHSLVQRSQSVPLSIMMQSELLPTQGPSDAAKITNVLLSKMEADGDESVRGLGVNNLPSNYTARMNLTQILETAPSFAAGGTAQQSPLPAEPGPAAFELRQHGYLADSDGGEGASFSAGDASSREAAGEPPPTGCDAEEERQRLDFNNTVKDLLGDDTLNPSSQLVGQVASELNAVASDFSNDIRLNTDLSSSITDLNTLDTNLLFDPNQQQEQYEDSTLEELKNDPLFQQICSDTVNSGFDWLESKDQPTTVEMLG
- the rfx7b gene encoding DNA-binding protein RFX7 isoform X2; the encoded protein is MSSSRTQQMYAFNWIRNHLEEHPETSLPKQEVYDEYKSYCDNLGYNPLSAADFGKIMKNVFPNMKARRLGMRGKSKYCYSGLRKKAFVHMPSLPNLDLQKSGDGCELMEPAGQSPSAEDEMRSAACGLVCEWAQKVLSRQFDNVEDLARFLLNSHYIGTKSMAALTVMTGTPTTGMKTPTPSSAFVPTAEANSYQPQVKTLPSPTVDAKQQLQRKIQKKQQEQKLHSPLPNDTQMKRTEVSTPGPTIPCGSPAILSPQPTIGIVVAAVPSPVTVQRSRQLMTSPSPVGTTEGKVLPMNLVVTQSLKQSPKGPQNIPASPVGERLSRHGTRYAQILPKPSATSAITLRSPPTLLITNSPIKTVMPNPHVSSVNVVKMTAIALAPSSGTATGSTTTATVVRSASAGTALASAPDESQAANLVAAARTVASALTFGTDAKVSEAGNYNSGVNKIGLVAGEDRAAKFRAASEPSFSIKSSPAPVSRMKSDSASLCASVAVAGIQESNNSNCHDSTLYLTVDNHNSIGNLSAGGSSITFPASRDPCADGKSPRKRSGSVAESHIIPVKRVFISQHPLAAADNPKVGIGVAAKRLPRPGTPARPESAPCKVTVKPASVGPVQILELSDSPVAPTQGSAVVLKPQASAAKQEKRSLGGGEAAGPSDRALLQQLVVVPTNSAAHGASVMSELKSTIWEEGQLDELRKHSFAAHIAAEHKQAPTNQLSLLAPVSSGDPPGQLALTQEMVDFAGSQPNMDYFPFNDDDMTQDSIVEELVQMEEQMKLKVLFGSCVDVSLSGQPAGNHGSALNAHQAGAGFYQSAHGSTTPVQTPTPTPTPTPTPTPTSEMTLGHGLTRESPCSRVAPVTPVDGALGRHTPIGTPLSNCSSSVPPSPVECRNPFAFTPINSSITGYHDASIVTSSPLKPMQRPMATHPDKAKLEWINNRYNSNSAGPLSNHGIGLLPSYQDLVDDQFRKPHAFAIPGQGFQAQSRPESTHFGPLTPISPVQQPQVTGGTTPTKQESFAVPAPLDGKATSASGTFRCRSVSPAVRQRNSSESMGPQTLAPTNPAGAALAVVSPFNAAIASEVLSILSNAQAATSVHSLVQRSQSVPLSIMMQSELLPTQGPSDAAKITNVLLSKMEADGDESVRGLGVNNLPSNYTARMNLTQILETAPSFAAGGTAQQSPLPAEPGPAAFELRQHGYLADSDGGEGASFSAGDASSREAAGEPPPTGCDAEEERQRLDFNNTVKDLLGDDTLNPSSQLVGQVASELNAVASDFSNDIRLNTDLSSSITDLNTLDTNLLFDPNQQQEQYEDSTLEELKNDPLFQQICSDTVNSGFDWLESKDQPTTVEMLG